One stretch of Bacteroidota bacterium DNA includes these proteins:
- a CDS encoding tyrosine-type recombinase/integrase has protein sequence MLLQSLFDVDIIRDPKLCSIVAYGLVNAKSVKSTQFLCDDEPILLLPFQVAFLYEDIGRFFSMQKEEFLRKIDKLSAKMNVIIERKEHYVLIKFLEFGINVTSLYFIPEQLEGQNITLSQWLDEDIQSFLSNRSSSYLKNTKMIINNFIEFTGDKTVTAITTRDYDRFVQSMREKKSINVTSINDYTRALKACIRRAFKKGYIEKDPFKGLKQLPEKSKQKIIWGKDELYMLLHHDNLPKWMSDAIKLALLTGMRRGEIANLLWENINFEEHVITVTSTEIHDTKFKKTRNIPINREIEGILNVIKTNNRECGIETRFVICDDKGVNIDGGRLQKKLKKITNQLQLRAGLSFHSFRKTYATELRRKGVPQYVISHLLGHASERVTQLYLGVPTDEMVSAMQEIKLIDFQ, from the coding sequence ATGTTACTCCAATCGCTTTTTGATGTAGACATAATTCGAGATCCTAAGCTCTGTTCGATTGTTGCATATGGGCTCGTAAATGCAAAATCTGTTAAGTCAACACAATTCCTTTGTGATGATGAACCAATCCTATTACTACCTTTTCAAGTAGCATTTCTCTATGAAGATATTGGCAGATTCTTCAGTATGCAAAAAGAAGAATTTCTTCGGAAGATCGATAAACTATCCGCAAAGATGAATGTCATCATCGAACGGAAAGAGCACTATGTTCTAATCAAATTCCTGGAATTTGGTATTAATGTAACTTCGTTATATTTCATACCGGAACAATTAGAAGGGCAAAATATTACACTTTCTCAATGGTTGGATGAGGATATCCAATCATTTTTATCCAATCGATCATCAAGTTACCTGAAAAACACAAAAATGATCATCAATAATTTTATAGAATTTACTGGGGACAAAACAGTAACAGCGATTACCACCAGAGACTATGATAGATTTGTCCAGTCTATGCGTGAAAAAAAGTCAATCAATGTAACCAGCATTAATGATTATACTAGGGCATTAAAAGCGTGTATCAGGAGAGCATTCAAAAAGGGGTATATTGAAAAAGATCCTTTTAAAGGATTGAAACAACTACCCGAAAAGTCTAAACAAAAAATAATTTGGGGAAAAGATGAATTGTATATGTTGTTACATCATGATAATTTACCTAAATGGATGAGTGATGCAATTAAATTAGCGTTATTAACAGGAATGCGTCGGGGGGAAATTGCAAATTTATTATGGGAAAATATTAACTTTGAAGAACACGTTATTACGGTTACGAGTACGGAAATACATGATACTAAATTCAAAAAAACCAGAAATATCCCAATAAATCGAGAAATAGAAGGTATTCTGAATGTAATCAAAACAAACAATAGAGAATGTGGAATCGAAACACGATTTGTTATCTGTGATGATAAAGGGGTGAATATTGATGGAGGCAGGTTGCAAAAAAAATTAAAGAAAATTACCAACCAGCTTCAATTAAGAGCAGGATTAAGTTTTCATAGTTTTCGCAAAACATATGCCACTGAACTAAGAAGAAAAGGAGTCCCACAGTATGTAATTTCACATTTGTTAGGCCATGCTAGCGAGAGAGTTACGCAATTATACCTTGGTGTCCCAACAGATGAGATGGTGTCCGCAATGCAAGAAATTAAACTAATTGATTTTCAGTAA